cagtttggTATCTTCTCCCCCAGGTGAGGGGAGGTGGTTCTGTTCTCTGCCCTACCTGCTGGCTGGGTCCCAGCAGGGCTGAGGATCTGGATTGAGGGACCGGTTCTCTCCCTGGTAGGGGTGTGGGTGCCAGTGGGGTGTCCTCCCCAGGCTGGGAGGGCTCCTTGCCCTTATGCTCCAGCTGGCAAGAGTTGGAGCATTTAGTGCTTCAGCTGTCCCTTCCCTATGTCCTGGGGGACCCGCTTTGTCCTGGGGGTTCCTTTGTCTTGGAACCTCCTGGCCTTGGGAGCAGAGCATTTCTagaattctttgttgtttttaatcccCTAACTCTCAGAAAATGAATGTGAGGAGCTGCCTGCTGAGACAGGATGGAGCATTTGCTCTGGTTGGAGAAGGTTCTGGTTAGCCCTGCACGTCCCTTCCTGCCCTGCAGACACCTGGCACTTTAAAAGGGGAACTGACTGTGCTGTCTCCAGATGAAGTGACCCCCCAGAAGATGGGAGAGCACTCTCCTTCCTGCATGACTTCAGCACAGGGGGGAAGCACATTCAGGGTATATTTGGGATCTGGCTCAGAGTTCTGGGCTTCAGGCTTAAAATAGCTAGCTCTGGTGCTGTTGGGTAGTCCCCCAAATCAGGAGCCCCAGCCCCATCTGGGGGCTGGGCTCGACCATCACCCCAGAAGAAGACAGAGCCTGCTGCATCCTCCCCTGCCAGGCCCCAGACCAGGGTAATTGGACTGAGAATTTGGCCACATCCAAAAGAACACTAGCTGGAGCCAGAGGCCTGGAGCTTCACAGCCTCATCCCCATGTGGGATCCCCTTCTTCGACATCTGGGTCCCCTCAAGCTCAGTGAATTCCCTCCAGGCACCCACAGCTCCTGGACTTAAAATTCTATATATAGAGAAAGATAGACTATATTAGAGATATTTTTGGAAAGGAATCAGTCTATGCAATGCCAGTTTGGAATCTTCTTGAAAGACAGTTTAACGTTTTTACtaggaaatttaaagaaaataaaagtctacGATATTtttaggttacttttttttttcctggtcaccCCAAACTGACCATATGGTGTGATCTATCAGGATGGAGATCTGCCATGTTCTCCTCTCTCTTAGGGAGCTGAACTGGGAAATGGGTGGGGGTAcctttgggttggtttttttttttttttttttggccttaaaaaaaaaaatcccctcattTCTAATAGAAtgttgccaccaccaccactcttATTTAGAGGGCTGTGTTTGTATCTCTGTCCTGGCTTCCGTTGTAGAAATTCACATTGTAAGGGGAAATCAGCCTAGTGTCAGTGTCttggtttggggggaaaaattaaATGTTGCAGTTTTTGGTTGTTACGGCAcattgggttttgtttgttttatctttctgTCAGCATTAGAAGAAAGCCACATGTGTGGGTTGATATCTGGGAATGGGGGAAGGTGTAAGTGGCCAGGGTCCTCCCTGTCCTGGCTGCCATCAGTCATTACCACCTTCATTGTTCCAGGTTCCTGGAGGAGGGAACAGGCCCAGAAGGGAGATTTCTTGCCAGTCTCACACCTACTAAGCCGTCTCAGTGCACAAGTTCCAACTGCTGGACCTTCCCAGCAGCCAGCCTGAGACAAATAACTGTCTGCACCTCCATTCCTCAGCTATAAATGGGCCTGTGGTTGAAAGAAGAAAGTGGGTATACAGCCTGACCCAGGGGTGCTGACTTTGTTCCCAACTTCTCTCAAGCCCCAGGCTGCAAGTGTCTCCATGCCTAACTAAGCCCCTCACTTTCTGCCCCTGACACTCTCAAGTTATGGGGAGCCAGCAACTTAGCCAAGTTCTGAGAAAGGCAAGTCACCCTGGCCTTTAATTAGCTCAGAAGTGGCAGGAAGCCTCAGTGGCTGTGGACAGGCCAGAAGGGACCAAACCACCAGGCCTCCTTCCTGCTGCAGCTCCTCACTGTCCGCACCCCTTCTCGGGGCTGACACCCATTCATGGCCCCTTTAAACCCTTTGAGTatcttgttcttattttttttttaagactattcatagagacacagattgagagagagacagagacccagacagagaagcaggctccatgcagagagcctgatgtgggactccatccagggtctccaggatcacgccctgggctgcaagcggcgctaaaccgctgcgccactggggctgcccgagtcTCCTGTTCTACAGTGCACACCTGGGGAGGGCAAGTTGGCTCGTGGCTGAGCCCAAAGTCAGTCCTGAGATGAAAAGGGAAGACTCTAGGCTGCAGGCCAAGAAGAGTTGTTCCTGTCAGCTTTGAAGAGTGCAGCCCCCATAAAGATGGGCTCAGGTGACCCAAGGGGACATGCTGCTGGCAGGAGCAAACCATGCTAGGTTCTGAGGCATCTCCAAGTGTGCCAATccgcccctccttccccccacccctgtacCTCCAATTCTGGGCACTAGGGCTACAGCAGTGACTGCAGACCTCCCCACAGAGCTCATGGTCAGGCAGATCAACAAGTAAATGAGCTAACCAAAACCTGATGATGACAAGCATTATCAGGGAGACACTGGGGGCTGTGGAGCACAGAGGAGTGGAGCCCTGCCCAGCTCTGAGGGGCTTCCCTAAGGGGTGTGGCATCTCGGTGAGACCTgatgggggaggagcagcagcCAGCTCCGCAAGCTGTGGGAAGACCCTGTTCCAGACTGGGGAGGGACCTGTATGCGGGGCGTCCGTGTGGCTGCCTGGGCTGCACACCCAGGCCCAAAAGGCGGATGGTGAGGAAAGGGAGGGTCCCCCTGAACTCATCCCTGCAGTGAAGACAGGACACAGGAATGGCCGCCTGGGAAGCGAGGCAATGGTAACCAGGCGCTCCCCCAACAGCCAGTGGGAATCCTCTCATGCCTGGGGACGTGGGGCACCCCCTCTTCCAACCACTCCAGGTGGGGCAACAATCACTCTTTGCACGCCTCTCGACCAACAAGTTGGAGGCTCCGTACTAAGAAATAGGGCCCCTGGGTCCCGGTCTCGGCTTCAGCACTGACTTGGGTTGTGATCTGCAAGTCTTCACGCGTCTCTGATCCTCAATTTTCCCACCTGAAAACTGGGACCTCTGACCTCGCACGCCATCCCGCTCTGGCTTCGGGATCCTGGGATATTTAGAGATGAGCTTTTGCTTCTGGGACGAGTGCCAGCCAGTctgggcctccccgcccccccccccgcccccctcgacTCTATTCCCTAGGGAAAGTCGGAGAACAGCGTGACCCGCAATGCCTTTGGAAACTACATTTTCCGGCATGCAAGGGGGGTGGCGGTGGCACCCTCCTGTCTTGGGACACGTAGTCGCGGGCCCGCCTACAGACTACGACTCCCGGCGTGCCCCGCGGCTCAGGGCCGGAAAGCCCCGGATCCGGATCTGGGCGGTGGCTTCCGGCTGGGGTGTGAGATCGTGGGGGAGATGGTGAGCTCTGGGCGGGGGGCGTGCGCGGGTGGGCTCCGCCCGGGAGCGGGGCCGTGGGCGCTCGGAGCCGGGATTGCTGTCCCGGCGGCTCCCTGTACGAATGAAAACGCCGTGGCCCGGCGCTCTCCGAGCCTAGAAAGCGATACCGGATCGCGGCTGCGTCTGTTGAGTGAATGGGAAGCCGAGAGCGCAATCAGGCTGCGACGCCACCCCGCCAGTGGTGCACCCAAATGGGGAGTTACTTCGTCAGTTGGGCCCTCCTTTTCTCCAGGCCACGGGGACAGACCAGGTGGTGGGACTCGGCCTCGTCGCCGTTAGCCTAATCATCTTCATCTACTACACCGCCTGGGTGATTCTCTTGGTATGTGTGcttgccccgcccccgcctcaccctccacccctggATCCTGACGCGGACCCCTGGCATCGTTTAAGCAGCGGCTATGGACCGGGCACGGTGCTAGGTGCTTTCCCTGCCTCATTTCCTTTAGTCTCCAGCACAGCACTatgaggaggaggctgggggtgtCCGGTGTGTAGATGACGAAGTAAGGCTCGGGGAGAGGACTGATCCCTTACTGCTGCTCTGTAAAGCCTTATTACTGATTCGCTTTTGCCTTTGATTGGAGTTGTAGTCCTTCTGGTTATCCTGCTGGCTCTCCCGCATCAGTGCCAGTGGATTTTGTGAGGGcctttaggactttttttttccttgtgggaAAACTTGTTGGTTATTGCTTAAGAAGTGCAGTGTGTTTGGAAGGCAAAACCTCACAGAACCCTGGAGGAAAATGTTAGTAAAGAAGACCATGGAGCCCACTTGAGGATTTCTCCTGTACCTTTGCCCCTGTTGGGCGGTGAGTGCCTCAGGGCAAGCCCCTCATCTTCTGTTCAGTGCCGGGTCCCTAGCACCACCGTAGGGCAGGCACCAGGCCAGTGTGCAGTGAACAACTTCAATAATCAAGTAAAGGAAACAGACCAGAGCACCCCAGATACCACCGTGTTAAAGCAAAGTAGGTGCTGTCCCAGTGCTTGGACAGGGGTTAGCCCctgagatggaggaaggggggTGTTTGGCCTTGAGAGGTTGGGCAAGGCAAGGAACACTCACCAGAGCTCTGTCCTCGATACCAGCCTTTCATCGACAGTCAGCATGTCATCCACAAGTACTTCCTGCCCAGAGCCTATGCTGTCGCCATCCCACTGGCTGCcggcctcctgctgctcctgttTGTGGGTAAGTCATTGCTCCCTCAACCCTGAACAGTGTGTCTGGGAGTTCACACCACCCTCTCCCACCTCTGAACATGTTTCCATACTTCAGCACCGGCCTTACACCTGCTTGATGCCCCTGGCCCCCGACTGACACCCTGGGGTATTCCTGTTCCTCCTCCGGGCTGCCTGCCAGTCAGTAGCCCTTTGGGTTTTCTCCATGCCTTCTGGCTCATTGGTCTCAAATGGGATGGCCCTCATGCGGTGTCTCCCTTTTTCCTGCTCCCTCCACTACCACCA
The Vulpes vulpes isolate BD-2025 chromosome 2, VulVul3, whole genome shotgun sequence genome window above contains:
- the DPM2 gene encoding dolichol phosphate-mannose biosynthesis regulatory protein produces the protein MATGTDQVVGLGLVAVSLIIFIYYTAWVILLPFIDSQHVIHKYFLPRAYAVAIPLAAGLLLLLFVGVFITYVMLKNQKGTKKAQ